The Candidatus Nanosynbacter featherlites region ACCAAACGCTTTGGCTAATTCGACTGCTTCATTGATGACCACTTTTGGAGGTGCATCTTTTGCGTGATTGAGCTCATACAGCGCTAACCGCAAAACTGCCCGGTCAATTCGCGCGATCTGCTCAATTGGCCATTCGGGAGCCAACGGACGCAATTGCTCATCTAGTTCCTGCTGCACCGAGATTACGCCGCTCACCAGCTTATCCACAAAATCGACATCATCGACTGATGACTTGTACTTATCAAGATTTCTCTCAAGAATGTCTTTGTATTCGACTGTATCGTCTCCAACCTCACGGCGAAATTCATATTCATACAATGTCTGAAGAGCGACGATTCGTCCTAAATGACGGTTTGAAGCCATGCCTAAAACGTTCCTGTTCGGGTTATATTACTACTATTTCGTTTTTTTGCCAGTTTCTCGCTTGGTAGTCCAGGCTTTAACTGGTGAAGAACCGTTTACACGGCGAGCTAATTTCAATACCAAGTGGCTGCGGCGCAGGCCAGTTTTTCGCGGGCTGCTCTGTTTTTTAGGTTGTGCCATAATCTCTCCTTTATCAGTTTATATTAACACTTGGGCTTTATTATAACGGTTTTTACGATTTTTCTCAAGAGTATAGTCTG contains the following coding sequences:
- the nusB gene encoding transcription antitermination factor NusB, with product MASNRHLGRIVALQTLYEYEFRREVGDDTVEYKDILERNLDKYKSSVDDVDFVDKLVSGVISVQQELDEQLRPLAPEWPIEQIARIDRAVLRLALYELNHAKDAPPKVVINEAVELAKAFGSDNSGKFINGVLGTAYRSLQEDADDKGQF